In Populus alba chromosome 4, ASM523922v2, whole genome shotgun sequence, the genomic window CACTTACATCCCTCTTTGCCAAATAGAGAAAGAAGCTTCTTGGAGGCCCTTAACCCTATCTTATCATTCACTCCCACCATCCTCGGCCTCATTGAGCAGcatcttctttgattttctggtaAATTGTactcaattgattgaaattgaaaatacagGAGTTCCATTGATCGAAATGATAACAgagaggcttttttttttccctgatgaATTGGCAAAAACACATGGTGTAAATAATGAATGAGCTTTCTCAAAATCTCAGCCATGTACCAGAGTGTAACTTTGTTGGTCCATAAAAACTCAGTCTACGAACACCATCTCTAGTCCTTGTGAACCATCAGAAATCCCACTGCCATCTTTGACAGGCTCAATTTGAACACATATTTCTGCTCCTTCTCTCCCAATTTTTGGATCACAATTCCTGATAAACAAGTAACTGGAAATTGTGTCAAGAACTACTAGAAGGGAAAACAGATAAGCAATCAACAATCCCTCCAAGATCAGAGGCATACTAAACCTTCCAAAGACAGGATCATAAGCTCTTACAATCCGGTATCGGAACAAGGCTTCAGTAGCAACAAGACCTAGATTTATGGGAAGAGCCAGCAACAAAGCCATTGAATCTGTACCCTTTCTCAACAAGCAAGCCTTACGAAGAGACTTGTATATAGTGCAATTATCAATGCCTGCTACAACCAGGGCTAAATTGCACGTGACCATGGTATTGGTTAAAACCATGTAAAAAACAATCCCCGCTGCCAGATCGAAGAAAGGCCTGATGGATGATAGAATCAACAGACTCTTAAAGAAACTAGAGGCTTCGAAAAGGAACGACAGGGTTGTTGTGGTAATGGTTACAGTAAGGATTATATTGCAAATGCAGGTTAAGACTAGAGGCTTGTAACAAAGTGACACAGGAGACGAACAAGATAgtgaaaaaacatgtttatggtGATTTAGAGATTGAATGATGGATGCTTTTGCTAGGACAAGAGAGGATAGTGCAAGTGGAAGACTAAAAACAAGGACAAATATCATCTGAGGAAGATCTAAAACAAGAAGAGAAACTCTTTTGCCctgaaaaattgatctggtcAGTGAACAAGGTTGATAGAAGGATAGCGAGAGGAGAATTGAAGATGAGAATGGAAGCAATAGGATTGCTGGGATGCTGGTGAAGTAGTGGAAATCTTTCAGCAAGGTGTGGATTGATCTTCTAATGATTTTTGCTGCCTTCTCCATAACAAGATGCAgagattctttcttttttctttttttttttgttcttgaattgTATAGATGAGAGCGATTTATCACTTACCAAGTGAGTCATAGGATTCTACAAACAATAGATAGAAACTAATGATATTTTCACCTGATATTTTGAGATTTGCTTAAAGATTAGCTTCATATTTTCCGTCCCTATCCAACCACTGGAAACTAACATGTAACCACCAAAATCTTCCTTTGAAGAATTATGACCATTGGGAAGACTTGGTATTAAATTAGGCAGCAAAGAATAGACTTTAAATGCCGTTTGGAATGAAGCTTTTCtctcaattttgaattttttttaatatatacatttttcaaaaaatacattttaaaaaacagtccATACGATATTTCCTCGCATCCTTTTTTATAGCCTCAAATTTTAGATTGCCAAAGGCAGAAGTTCTTGTCAAATCCCACCAAAGCGTAACAACTTATTACTCGCACGAAATTTGTGATTAAAGCATAGTAGAATTCATTACTATGAGTTTGTATCAATTGGTCTTAAAAAGATTGATGGACTGCAAATAAGGGTGAGGAGTTCAAATgattttgcttttcaaatatcTACAAATAAAGTTTTCAAGATTAGCAATTTTTACAATGattagtttctttttattgcaattttatGATGAATAAGTTGTTTTTTCGATTTTCTTTTGAGTGGAAATAGCTATTTTCTCAAGGTGGGGAGGGTAATATTAAAGGGCTAACAGCCAAAATTACTGAGTGCTTGATGACATTATCAAGTGGACTAATCAAGTGCTTTCTTCAATGTCATTGGCAGGACTGGAATCAAAATTTGGCATGAAAACGAAAACAAAATCTCaggataatttataaaacaaaaaagttaaaatgattataaattattaaaacctagaactagaaaaataaaaaataaaaaataaaaaatagtaaaagaagaagaaaagaacacaGATGCATAGCGAAAAAGAAGATTCAATTTCCATTACCGTGGCTATGTACTAAGCTTGATGCTTGAATCAAACCAGCCGAGATGGATGCAAAGCTTACAATCCAACGACAGCTTATAGGACACCGACAGAGGATTCCCACTTgtaagaggaaaaaagaaagaaagaagagagtaCTATTAATATACCAAGAGCTGTGCTATTTCCTCTCACATGAAGATCCCTACTAAAACACCATGTTTATATGACTAAAACCTTCAAGAACTCTATTAATTATAAAGAACTAACAATGATCACTGCTACTGGGGACAGGAAACGGTGTATTATCAAACCACATATTCATTAATCATCCAATCATCAATCTTCGACCTTCAGAAGATCCATCCTCAGCTCATTGATTTTTTACAATGGcatccattgatttttttcttcagccAAAATAGTAGAAATACATCGAGTATCCCTAATATcgaaagaaggaaaaacaaaactgtcatctaaaataattatgatagtGATTTAGTGAGTGCCTTGAATTACCAGTGATTCCCTTGAATAGTACAAAAAGCAAGGTAAACTCAGCACTGTTGTTGCAAACCAATTAGTGACTGCATCAATGGAGAGATCACCCTCAACCCTAACACAAAGAACCAACTTTAGTACTATACTATTGTCCAGTCAGCAAAGATATTACTTAGAGAACATATAACACCTTAAAAGAGATTCTGATACTGACATTATCAAATGAAGTTTAGTGTCTTAATGATTCTGAAATTGACtccaaaatttacaatttttctCTCCCTCTACCGAACcatctcttttaatttctttttctctctttgcaggttttttttttttttttaatatatatatatatatcttctcaCTTCCTATTTCAATCTCTAATTTTCAACTTACAACAAGACAATTTGACGTTTTACACCCCGATGGAAGAGCAACAAGTGAAGGAAGTCTTGTAAGCATTTCAATCTggttaaaaacaaagaaacatgcTATGCTGAAGCTAAAGTTAATAAAAACACAAGCAATTTCAGCGGCACACatcaaatcaagaataaaatattgCCAAAATAAAATACTCTCATAAATGCAAATAATAAAAGTGTCTTGGCAGGAAGGATCAAGCGAGTTCAGATATGCAAGAATAAAAAACTTCTTGCATCAAACATTTAATATAATGCAATTAAATGTTCAGCTGGTTCTTTATTGACCAATTCTACTTTGCCACTTGGAAAAAGGAGAGGAGAAAGGGAAACTATTATACCATTGACACAAAGATTGTAATGTCTATAGCATGGTGAAGGAATGGAACCCAAGTTCAAGTTTTCAACCATCACCAGAAAGCCAAATTATTTGCATCTTAGGAGCTACAAGCAATCTAAGTACTGTTTCCTCCATCCCACAATGGGCATCctcctttgcttttttttctacCCAAAAGTAGTAGCATCTAGTAATGGAAGATCAATGCCTGAAAGGCTTTCCCCAGTGTATTGCAAGTTAATCTTGTCAATAATGTGCTACAGCCAAGAACATCTAGTTACTTATGAAACAACTCATGATCTGGTTAAGAGAAGAGGGTTGGAGGAATcccggggaaaaaaaaaacaggacatGGTAATCAATTTGTCCAAGAGCAATTACTCACAGATTGCTCATCAATACCAAATATGTCATAGTCCCTTTTCCATAAAGGATTTGTCATCAGCTCATAAGCATATTGGATCTGAAAGAACCAAACATTAGAAAACCATTCACCAAATAAGAGAACAATAACCCATCACCTACTAATAATCAAGTTGCAGAATCATCATATCAGACAAGAAGCGAATAAAATAGCCAGAGCAGTAGTAACCTGTCTGAACATTTGTCATCTAAAAAGGCattatatcattattattgGTCTATGGCCAACTACTGGACAAATCTTTGCACAAGCTGATTTTCAATAGGCATATTGCTTCTTATAACTTGCATGTAAAAAGCACTCTTtccattttattaattataaggaTTAAATCTGAAGCAGTGCACTGAAAATTGATTGAGGACGAGGGCTCCAAAATCTCTGTAAACTGTATCTCAAAACTTGCAACCACAATTTCTATGATTTTTGTCCCATATTCCTACTCTTCCTCACATTTACAAATAGTTCTTTGCTACTTCAAAGAATAATCACAGGGAACCAGCTTTTCAAGGATAGCATTGCTAACACCTCCACTCAACTTTCACCTCTAGATACCATCCAACACACTTGGCTAGTAGAGTATCTGAATGCaaagaaaggttttttttttcctacccaAAAGGTAAGGTTACGCAAAGTGCTACTTTAATCGCTTTCATACTGAATGTAAGCAGAATTTGATCCCAAAACTCTAATAACAATGACTTTCCCGAGCTGGCCAGCACTGCCACGCAACACAGGTTTGTCACATTAAACCTTTCCACCAATGTTTGTAGGTTCTACCTGCATACAAGAAGATGACGGCAACAACCAAAGAAGCCTTTAAAGTATCCTGAGCATACTCTTCACCTTCAAATATTCCAATAACTTTCTTTCTTCTAATCAAGGTTGCCTAACACTATCCAACAGAAAAGTTCGACTTCTCCACTGTCCCCATTCAATTATGCCCAACAAGTTGTGCTGTAAAGCCCTTAACGACATCCTCTAAGTACAAACCGCACAACTCCCTCCGACTACTGCAGCTATTAATGAATCCTTAAATCATCTCATAAACGCCCTCGTGTTCAACAAACAAAGGAAACACACACATTGAAAAATTACTAAGATACAGCCATTGAAAACATACTTTCAGTAACCAATTaacacttgaaaaaaagaaaaaaagaaattaacttaCCTTTATAAACCATTAGTAGTAGGGATTTCCGTGCCTGAATTACGATGGAtgccaattaaataaaaaattagaaaactaaagcaaataaataaattaaaagaaaaaaagaatgaaaaagaatCACTACCGCTTAGAAGACAGCTTCCCGTATGCTTCTTTCACTTCTTCAACAGAGCTATACCGCTTTGTCTCCAAAACTACGTCGTTAACGAAACAAACAAACGAACAATCACAATTGCAATTCACAGCATGCTAATCCAAAATTCAAATAGCTTTACGTGAAAATAAGTAATTGTTACCGTCGTAATAAGAGGGAGGGAAAGAGCGCGGAAGGAAAACGAGCTGGTAGAAGACGGGGAGTGAAAATAGAAAGAGAGGAACGCCGTAGGCTTTGATCGTCGATGCCATCGCCGATTTCTGATCTCAAGTGCAAACAGTGAACAAGAGGGGGTATCAAGACGACGTCGTTCTCATCTTAAAACTTAAACAGCTCTTTTCGTTTTCAAACCGGACGGTTCATTTTTAAtggtgaattaatttttattgtggtttaagatattttttatttaaaaatttattaaaataaaatttttttatatcaatacatcaaataataaaaaataattttaaataaacaaaaaaaaatttctaaaccTTAGTTAATCGCTTTTCAAACCAAAATTGGGTTAAATATGAGAACTGGGCCTTTTGGTAAATACTAATTTTTGATATGGTGGGCCTgtgatttttttaccaaaattaattttaggcAAAGAAGCCCAAACATGATGATGCCACAAACCGAAGACAATTAATTGCATGTCATTTTGGACAAGTAAAATTATGACACACTGTCTGCTGTCTTGTGCTTTTCTCGTCCACCACTGAAAACGACACGACTTGAACTCCTCTTGTTACATTCATAATTATTGCTTGActataaaaaaggagaaaaaggcaacgcattattaagaaaaagatgaagaaaaggcTTCCGATGATCAAGAAATTATGATTCATAATTGTTCATTGCATATAATCTGACACAAAAGGGTATCTCCTACAGCACACAGgatctcatgatttttttctcttcttttcctgtTGGTTGGGAGGTGGGGGTTTCATGGCTtgcaacccccccccccccatcttTCCCTCCATGCCTGCTTTCTGTGCTTTCAAGCTCCTTTCTGAGGATTCAACCATGTGGTTAagtcaattttaaataattcaaaagattCTTAGTTTCTGATCCTAAACTAGGGCTGAACTTCCCCTCAATATATTTATCCATAATGTTTTTCCAAGTCGCCATTAATGGTCTTAGCTTGCCAATTTCAAGATATGGGAGTACCGTACCTTGCAAACGATGGCTGCATGATCAATACGCGTAACCCTTAATCCATATTTATTGAGCCCAAAACATGATCAACTCATCTTAATCCAATGAACCTTACAGTGTGGAAACATCAGAGAACATGCGTAATCTTTGAAAAAACCAAGACACAGATACGATCTTGGTTGCAGATTATGGGGTTAATTAAGCAGAGAAGCTCATTAATTACATAAAGATGCAGCTCCTGATTCGAGTTCATCTAGCCTGAAACACGACCAAAATAAACTAAGTTCAGTGAACCCTATAATATACTTGGAGATGTCCGGATCGTAATCCTTGAATTAACCAAGACAAAGATACGATATCTAAGTTGTTTGCTTGAGTAAATGTAAAACAAGAGGTGCTTGACAAGAAGCTTCCTCTTGAAACTCGAAAGGGCacgaaacaaaaatcaaggttGTCTACTGAGTAAAAAGGCAAGGACCGTGTTTCTCAAGAGACTATCACATGTAAGCTTGTCTTCAATGTACAATAcaagtttgtaattttttacaATCGCATGCAGAAACAAAGCTATAGTAAGCAACGTTTAGGACAAAAACCAGGTCCATTGTTTTGATAATGATGTTAGAATTCAAGATTAGTTTAGTAGAGGATTGTCTCCTTGTTATCTAACCTCCCTCATTTCAGCATGGGAATATAATGGCCCCAAGGACCCTCCCCAACATGGCTGATAATACAGATTTAAAGCAAGTCTTATCTCTTCCATGGGCCAAGAACATACCATTGGATAAGGCTATGATATTTTACTAGGTTTGGCCAACTGTGATATTCCTGTTAATTGGCCATTATATGATTGTGTTCTTTGGTGGGTCGTGACAGCATATAAATTATCTGGTATAGTAAATATCTTGATCCAGGGCGactgaaagcaaaaaaaaaatcaagcacagtGGCAAACCAGTTCCTCGAAATTTGTTTTATTGCTAAACTGAAAGAGAATCTTGAATGGATTCGAATTTAGAAGTTCTTTATTAATATCTAATTTGCATTAAGACAAACCTGGTGGACTTATGGGATAGAAGATCATAGTCTCGGAGCATGGTTCAAAATCTAGCGGTCCTCCTCATCTAATATTGGATGATTAGAAAGGGCTTGGTAGCAGTCAAATGGGATCCGATGAGCCTGGCGACAAGGCATCTGGCTCGACTCTTTCTTCTTCCCAGTTAAGGTAGGAGTTGACAGTAATTGAGTGTAGATTCCTCAAGTATGGAATGATAGAGACCAACGATACGGAAGGAGCAGGAGACAAAACATGTGGgatttgctttgttttgttattgattAGATTTAATCAGGAGTTAATTTCTGTGCTGGGTTTTAAGAAGTCAGATTCTAAGGCAATTTCTTGGGTTTTGAGCATTCTTGACATAGCCAGATTGCAAATCCAAGATTGTCCCCTTGTTTCTTCCTTGTTAATTAACTTAACTCCACTTATAAGTGGGAACATCCACTAAATCTGGAACTATGTAGAGTTACAACTCTTAAGTCTTAACTtgttaataatgttttgattttcaaattacCAAAAATCCAATGATATATGTTGATGTTGTggaaataatgatttattatttgatatatatatttgaaatggttttttagGTGGGAGCTATGGTGGCAGTAACTAGTAATAGTACTAGAGTGAAAGGAACAATTTCGCTGACAAATTAACTCATCTTGATAAGCTACGGGCAGGGAACAAAACGTTCTTGGTTTTTGTGCTAAATGCTACGTGCGGTGCCGGAGAGAAGGTGATGAACAGTAATATTATAAGGCACTAGGTCATATGCAATATGCAGTCAGAAGACATGACAAGGGAAAACATCCTAGTTTCTTCACCGAATTGTAAAAAATGGAAACACCCACGGAATGCAGCAACATCCCATATATCTAAATGCAAGACTCGGGGTtcaatttttgcttttttttttttttttaatcaacaagGTATCGAAATTGCCGACCAATTGTCTAGGTGGTTGATAACCCACATAAATGTGGGTACAGAGAATGATGTGGCAGAAAGATAGAGGAATCAAAGTTTGGTCGTGTGTGGGGGCCTAGGTGCATGTTCTCTGGAGCTTTGGGCCACACTTCACACTCTTTTAAGGAGCTGCCTTGGCTCTTCTTCGCCATCCATAACTCACTCACTACAAGCATTGCTACTTCTAGCTCTCAGGTGCATTCTTCTCCTCTCTGAAAAGGCAAAGAAATTAAGTGCAAGTACTTCTCAAAAAACGAAAACCATGAAGATGATGAACCAGGCAACCATGGATCAAGAGTCCAAGAAAAAGATGTCATGTAGAAGGCTTGGAGGGTACCTTAGACAACAGAAAGGCAGGCTCTACATTATCAG contains:
- the LOC118056007 gene encoding small polypeptide DEVIL 3-like, with the protein product MKMMNQATMDQESKKKMSCRRLGGYLRQQKGRLYIIRRCVVMLLCWHD